A window from Musa acuminata AAA Group cultivar baxijiao chromosome BXJ3-10, Cavendish_Baxijiao_AAA, whole genome shotgun sequence encodes these proteins:
- the LOC135650724 gene encoding glucuronoxylan 4-O-methyltransferase 1-like, translating to MRPKMQKIFSLKLLVSVLFLLFVLYWVMSPSSFRLQQQALSVPSTPPSCTKLPPSLADAILHYATLNITPQQTIDEISVAARVLREKSPCNFLVFGLGHDSLMWSALNHGGRTVFLEEDEAWIEAWRRRRLPVVAETYHVKYDTRVSEAEQLLELGARADCTAVGDLRRSGCRLALKQLPPAFYEVEWDLIMVDAPTGYHAGAPGRMAAIYTAGMAARWRKEGKTEVFVHDVDRAVEDRFSKAFLCEGYMKHEEGRLRHFTIPSHRANTELPFCPP from the coding sequence ATGAGGCCCAAGATGCAGAAGATCTTCAGCCTAAAGCTCCTCGTCTccgttctcttcctcctcttcgtgcTCTACTGGGTGATGTCTCCTTCATCCTTTCGGCTCCAGCAACAAGCTTTATCCGTTCCATCAACACCACCTTCGTGCACCAAGCTTCCGCCCTCCTTGGCGGACGCCATCCTCCACTATGCCACCCTCAACATCACTCCCCAGCAAACCATCGACGAGATCTCCGTCGCAGCTCGAGTCCTGCGGGAGAAGTCTCCGTGTAACTTCCTGGTCTTCGGCCTCGGCCACGACAGCCTCATGTGGAGCGCGCTCAACCACGGCGGCCGCACCGTGTTCCTCGAGGAAGACGAGGCGTGGATCGAGGCCTGGCGGCGTCGGCGGCTCCCGGTGGTGGCGGAGACCTACCACGTCAAGTACGACACGAGGGTGAGCGAGGCGGAGCAGCTGCTGGAGTTGGGCGCGCGGGCGGACTGCACGGCCGTCGGCGACTTGAGGCGGTCCGGGTGCCGGTTGGCGCTGAAGCAACTGCCGCCCGCGTTCTACGAGGTGGAGTGGGACCTGATCATGGTGGACGCGCCCACCGGGTACCACGCCGGCGCTCCGGGGAGGATGGCGGCGATATACACGGCCGGCATGGCGGCGAGGTGGAGGAAGGAGGGGAAGACGGAGGTGTTCGTGCATGATGTGGATCGAGCCGTGGAGGACAGGTTCTCCAAGGCCTTCCTGTGCGAGGGGTACATGAAGCACGAGGAGGGGCGGTTGAGGCATTTCACCATTCCCAGCCACAGGGCCAACACGGAGCTGCCATTTTGTCCTCCATAG
- the LOC103999973 gene encoding ethylene-responsive transcription factor ERF020-like, with amino-acid sequence MSRAGAEPSEERRYKGVRRRRWGKWVSEIRVPGSRERLWLGSFSTPEAAAVAHDTAVFFLRGPDGSRGGFNFPDRIATFAWANLSPPSVQRVASESGMDVDARLAVHAPEAQPRPEVVLVDNTRTWEEGGEHGLYRGEEELVGDICFDALEMHIPAQNDYRY; translated from the coding sequence ATGAGCAGAGCCGGAGCGGAGCCGAGCGAGGAGAGAAGGTACAAGGGGGTGCGCCGCCGGCGATGGGGCAAATGGGTGTCGGAGATTCGCGTGCCGGGGTCCAGGGAGCGCCTGTGGCTGGGTTCCTTCTCCACCCCGGAGGCTGCCGCCGTCGCCCACGACACCGCCGTGTTCTTCCTCCGCGGCCCCGACGGTTCCCGCGGCGGCTTCAACTTTCCCGACCGCATCGCCACCTTCGCCTGGGCCAACTTGTCGCCGCCGTCGGTACAGAGGGTGGCGTCCGAGTCGGGCATGGACGTTGATGCTCGGTTAGCCGTTCACGCACCGGAGGCACAACCGAGGCCGGAGGTTGTGCTCGTAGACAACACAAGAACTtgggaagagggaggagaacatGGCTTGTACAGGGGAGAGGAAGAGCTCGTTGGAGACATCTGCTTTGATGCCTTGGAGATGCATATCCCAGCTCAGAATGACTACAGATATTGA